The Vidua chalybeata isolate OUT-0048 chromosome 6, bVidCha1 merged haplotype, whole genome shotgun sequence genome has a segment encoding these proteins:
- the DEGS2 gene encoding sphingolipid delta(4)-desaturase/C4-monooxygenase DES2 isoform X1, translated as MGNRVTREDFEWVYTEQPHTQRRKEILAKYPEIKTLMGPDPHLKWIVSGMVFMQLLACYLVKDLSWKWIFFWAYAFGGCINHSLTLAIHDISHNVAFGNKQAKWNRWFAVFANLPIGIPYSASFKKYHIDHHRYLGGDSLDVDIPTDFEGWFFCTPLRKLLWLFLQPLFYSLRPLYVNPKAITRMEILNALVQFSVDLIIYYLWGLKPVIYLIAGTILCLGFHPISGHFIAEHYMFLKGYETYSYYGPLNWLTFNVGYHMEHHDFPSIPGCRLPMVKKIAAEYYDNLPHHQSWIRVLWDFVFDDTLGPYSRVKRLCKLAKES; from the exons CAAAGTATCCAGAGATCAAGACTCTGATGGGACCAGATCCACATTTAAAATGGATTGTATCTGGAATGGTTTTCATGCAGCTGCTGGCATGCTACCTGGTGAAAGACTTATCTTGGAAATGGATTTTCTTCTGGGCTTATGCTTTTGGGGGTTGCATCAACCATTCCCTGACCCTTGCCATCCATGATATTTCACACAATGTGGCCTTTGGGAACAAGCAGGCCAAGTGGAACCGATGGTTCGCAGTGTTTGCCAACTTGCCCATTGGCATCCCCTATTCTGCCTCCTTCAAGAAATACCACATTGACCATCACCGGTacctgggaggggacagcctGGATGTGGACATTCCCACGGACTTTGAGGGCTGGTTTTTCTGCACGCCGCTCCGGAAACTGCTGTGGCTGTTCCTCCAACCTCTGTTCTACAGTCTGAGGCCACTGTATGTGAACCCCAAAGCAATTACACGGATGGAAATTCTTAATGCTCTCGTCCAGTTTTCTGTAGACCTCATCATTTACTACCTGTGGGGGCTCAAACCTGTTATTTACTTAATAGCAGGTACTATTCTTTGCTTGGGTTTTCATCCCATTTCTGGGCACTTCATAGCAGAACACTACATGTTCCTGAAAGGGTATGAGACATACTCTTATTATGGACCTCTGAACTGGCTCACCTTCAACGTAGGCTACCACATGGAGCACCATGACTTCCCCAGCATTCCTGGATGCAGATTGCCCATG GTGAAGAAGATTGCAGCAGAATATTATGATAACCTCCCACATCACCAGTCCTGGATTCGAGTTCTGTGGGACTTTGTTTTTGATGACACTCTTGGTCCTTATTCAAGGGTTAAGAGACTGTGCAAGCTGGCAAAGGAAAGCTAA
- the DEGS2 gene encoding sphingolipid delta(4)-desaturase/C4-monooxygenase DES2 isoform X2, with protein sequence MGPDPHLKWIVSGMVFMQLLACYLVKDLSWKWIFFWAYAFGGCINHSLTLAIHDISHNVAFGNKQAKWNRWFAVFANLPIGIPYSASFKKYHIDHHRYLGGDSLDVDIPTDFEGWFFCTPLRKLLWLFLQPLFYSLRPLYVNPKAITRMEILNALVQFSVDLIIYYLWGLKPVIYLIAGTILCLGFHPISGHFIAEHYMFLKGYETYSYYGPLNWLTFNVGYHMEHHDFPSIPGCRLPMVKKIAAEYYDNLPHHQSWIRVLWDFVFDDTLGPYSRVKRLCKLAKES encoded by the exons ATGGGACCAGATCCACATTTAAAATGGATTGTATCTGGAATGGTTTTCATGCAGCTGCTGGCATGCTACCTGGTGAAAGACTTATCTTGGAAATGGATTTTCTTCTGGGCTTATGCTTTTGGGGGTTGCATCAACCATTCCCTGACCCTTGCCATCCATGATATTTCACACAATGTGGCCTTTGGGAACAAGCAGGCCAAGTGGAACCGATGGTTCGCAGTGTTTGCCAACTTGCCCATTGGCATCCCCTATTCTGCCTCCTTCAAGAAATACCACATTGACCATCACCGGTacctgggaggggacagcctGGATGTGGACATTCCCACGGACTTTGAGGGCTGGTTTTTCTGCACGCCGCTCCGGAAACTGCTGTGGCTGTTCCTCCAACCTCTGTTCTACAGTCTGAGGCCACTGTATGTGAACCCCAAAGCAATTACACGGATGGAAATTCTTAATGCTCTCGTCCAGTTTTCTGTAGACCTCATCATTTACTACCTGTGGGGGCTCAAACCTGTTATTTACTTAATAGCAGGTACTATTCTTTGCTTGGGTTTTCATCCCATTTCTGGGCACTTCATAGCAGAACACTACATGTTCCTGAAAGGGTATGAGACATACTCTTATTATGGACCTCTGAACTGGCTCACCTTCAACGTAGGCTACCACATGGAGCACCATGACTTCCCCAGCATTCCTGGATGCAGATTGCCCATG GTGAAGAAGATTGCAGCAGAATATTATGATAACCTCCCACATCACCAGTCCTGGATTCGAGTTCTGTGGGACTTTGTTTTTGATGACACTCTTGGTCCTTATTCAAGGGTTAAGAGACTGTGCAAGCTGGCAAAGGAAAGCTAA